In one window of Haloprofundus halophilus DNA:
- a CDS encoding ABC transporter permease: MFDATVLERLGIALVSILTAILLGLLMVAAAGYNPIVFLNNLIVGAIGSERMLARTLRISTFFIVTGVAVAIAFRAGVFNIGVQGQFVVGGLACAMSILWAAPYLPSGGLGGVGLMLIGTVAAAVSGGLYGALPGVLKAYADANEIITTIMLNFIAIGVVSWLITNPFREAGSTNVQTEPLPASVGLPPVVFGESGFSVVGLVLTLALVAVVAIVMARTRFGYDMMTSGYQASAAVYSGVDAKRNVVATMTFSGAVAGLASALFVIMYQGRFLEPASIHTYGYDAIAVSLLAANNPLGVVPAALLFGGLNSATSYIQIYSDVPVQLIDGIVGIVILFVAVPELFRMAAHRAEFGGEDE; the protein is encoded by the coding sequence CTGTTCGACGCCACGGTGCTGGAACGCCTCGGCATCGCGCTCGTGTCGATACTCACCGCGATTCTCCTCGGCCTCCTCATGGTCGCCGCCGCGGGGTACAATCCGATAGTCTTCCTGAACAACTTGATCGTCGGCGCGATCGGGAGCGAGCGAATGCTGGCGCGAACGCTACGGATATCGACGTTCTTCATCGTAACCGGCGTCGCCGTCGCCATCGCGTTCAGAGCGGGCGTGTTCAACATCGGCGTCCAAGGTCAGTTCGTTGTCGGTGGACTCGCCTGCGCCATGTCCATTCTCTGGGCGGCCCCGTACCTGCCCAGCGGGGGGCTCGGCGGGGTCGGTCTGATGCTCATCGGAACCGTCGCCGCCGCCGTCAGCGGCGGCTTGTACGGCGCGCTCCCCGGCGTGTTGAAGGCGTACGCCGACGCGAACGAGATAATCACGACGATAATGCTGAACTTCATCGCGATCGGCGTCGTCAGTTGGCTGATCACGAACCCGTTCCGGGAGGCGGGGTCGACGAACGTCCAGACCGAACCGCTCCCGGCCAGCGTCGGACTCCCGCCGGTCGTCTTCGGCGAGTCGGGGTTCTCGGTCGTCGGACTCGTCCTCACGCTCGCGCTCGTCGCGGTCGTCGCCATCGTCATGGCGCGAACTCGCTTCGGCTACGACATGATGACGAGCGGCTACCAGGCGTCGGCCGCGGTGTACTCCGGCGTGGACGCGAAGCGAAACGTCGTCGCGACGATGACGTTCTCCGGTGCGGTCGCCGGACTCGCGAGCGCGCTCTTCGTCATCATGTACCAGGGGCGGTTCCTCGAACCGGCGAGCATCCACACGTACGGCTACGACGCGATCGCGGTGAGTCTGCTCGCGGCGAACAACCCGCTCGGCGTCGTCCCGGCGGCGCTGCTGTTCGGCGGCCTCAATTCGGCGACGTCGTACATTCAGATCTACAGCGACGTCCCCGTCCAACTCATCGACGGTATCGTCGGAATCGTCATCCTCTTCGTGGCCGTTCCGGAGCTGTTCCGCATGGCCGCACACCGGGCCGAGTTCGGAGGTGAAGACGAATGA
- a CDS encoding type II toxin-antitoxin system VapC family toxin translates to MKVFIDTNVFIASLTDEPGRGEVATQLLNKDYEFCTSILNLMEIRSVMTKKKRVEQDRVEAVLSDIYSTVDIYAPEISD, encoded by the coding sequence ATGAAGGTCTTCATCGATACGAACGTCTTCATTGCCAGTCTGACCGACGAACCGGGCCGCGGCGAGGTTGCGACGCAGTTACTCAATAAAGACTACGAGTTCTGTACATCTATTCTAAATCTCATGGAGATTCGGTCAGTGATGACCAAGAAGAAGCGCGTTGAGCAAGACCGAGTCGAAGCGGTATTATCTGATATTTACAGTACTGTGGACATATACGCACCCGAAATCAGTGACTAA
- a CDS encoding ABC transporter permease, whose translation MSVVEYAGRKRVRLVSLAVVAALAVGVVATVAFDVPLESIFTPGYVARSMELAAPITLAAIGGLYAEKSGVFNIGLEGFMIFGAFFAAVGTYFAGGSGPVHAWAGIAFATALTTVLASLFAVLLIRYKADQIVAGLGVWFIGLGLAPFAASVIWGSRNSPRIPSVGRLTVPGLNEIPYLGRIVFDQSPLVWLTALVVVGSWVFLYRTNYGYWIQAAGENPEALDTAGVDVNRVRYAAVIFSGAMAGLGGAVLLAHSSSFVGTGQTMVDGRGWLGIVAYLFGNYNPLGAAVAALLFGGVDMLQGQLQTLNIDLSAKLLELLPYVVVIVVLSGWGKTRVPASVGEPYESED comes from the coding sequence ATGAGCGTCGTCGAGTACGCCGGTCGTAAACGAGTCAGGCTGGTCAGCCTCGCCGTCGTCGCGGCGCTCGCCGTCGGGGTGGTGGCGACCGTCGCGTTCGACGTCCCGCTCGAAAGCATCTTCACGCCCGGATACGTCGCCCGGTCGATGGAGTTGGCGGCACCCATCACGCTCGCGGCGATTGGCGGCCTGTACGCCGAGAAGAGCGGCGTGTTCAACATCGGACTCGAGGGGTTCATGATATTCGGCGCGTTCTTCGCGGCGGTCGGGACGTACTTCGCGGGCGGTAGCGGGCCCGTCCACGCGTGGGCCGGAATCGCGTTCGCGACGGCGCTCACGACGGTACTGGCGTCGCTGTTCGCCGTTCTGTTGATTCGGTACAAGGCCGACCAAATCGTCGCCGGTCTCGGCGTCTGGTTCATCGGTCTCGGTCTCGCTCCGTTTGCGGCGTCCGTCATCTGGGGGTCCAGAAACAGCCCCCGAATCCCTTCCGTCGGGCGACTGACCGTGCCGGGCCTCAACGAGATACCGTATCTCGGGCGAATCGTCTTCGACCAGTCGCCGCTCGTGTGGCTCACCGCTCTCGTCGTGGTCGGTTCGTGGGTGTTCCTCTACCGAACGAACTACGGCTACTGGATTCAGGCGGCGGGCGAGAATCCGGAGGCGCTCGATACGGCCGGTGTCGACGTCAACCGCGTTCGCTACGCGGCGGTGATATTCTCGGGGGCGATGGCGGGCCTCGGCGGTGCCGTGTTACTCGCCCACAGTTCGTCGTTCGTCGGCACCGGCCAGACCATGGTCGACGGTCGCGGATGGCTCGGCATCGTCGCCTATCTGTTCGGGAACTACAATCCGCTCGGTGCGGCCGTAGCGGCACTTCTCTTCGGAGGGGTCGATATGCTGCAGGGACAGCTCCAAACGCTGAACATCGATCTCTCCGCCAAGTTGCTGGAGCTGCTCCCGTACGTCGTCGTTATCGTCGTTCTCAGCGGGTGGGGGAAGACGCGGGTTCCCGCATCTGTCGGCGAGCCGTACGAGTCGGAGGACTGA
- a CDS encoding DUF6789 family protein has product MGPIRSSLGAGVVATVVLLVFLFAADVLLPGTEPFVFATFTSLCAVGGPPYCGLGTLTATLLTYLWFGLIFAVAWPLLFGGFTWGLPGESGVAHGAVFGLILWSGYVVGALLGVFVGTETVAEDLPLLAVTLVSYLIYGLVLGGGYDYLADHRTFLSD; this is encoded by the coding sequence ATGGGTCCGATCCGAAGTAGCCTCGGAGCGGGAGTCGTAGCGACAGTCGTACTTCTCGTGTTTCTCTTCGCTGCGGACGTGTTGCTCCCCGGAACAGAACCCTTCGTGTTCGCCACCTTCACGAGTCTCTGTGCCGTCGGCGGACCTCCCTACTGCGGACTCGGGACGCTCACCGCGACGCTGCTGACGTACCTCTGGTTCGGACTCATCTTCGCGGTGGCCTGGCCGCTCCTCTTCGGCGGGTTCACGTGGGGACTCCCGGGCGAGTCGGGGGTCGCCCACGGCGCGGTGTTCGGACTCATCCTCTGGTCCGGATACGTCGTCGGCGCTCTGTTGGGCGTCTTCGTCGGAACCGAAACGGTCGCCGAGGACCTCCCGCTGCTGGCCGTGACGCTGGTGTCGTACCTGATATACGGACTCGTTCTCGGCGGCGGGTACGACTACCTCGCGGACCACCGCACGTTCCTCAGCGACTGA
- a CDS encoding Gfo/Idh/MocA family protein, translated as MSANDSLGIGFVGAGFITDTFHSETLRGIRHAHAAGVMNPTRSKAEAVAEKLEEYECGDATVHESVGDLTEDPDVDALWITSPNFTRLETVEEIVSAVEDGANLDGIAIEKPLARNLTEARRVVELIESIDVAHAYLENQVYMPGVERVKALLWESAKAAGRPYLARSAEEHAGPHSAWFWDGEKQGGGVLNDMMCHSHKVNKHLLESTTGDDLTPLAVTCDLSTLKWAREEYADRLAADFDVDFQSKPTEDYAHATVFYETDDGEVVVAESTNSWCFVGSGLRITIELLGPEYSGNINTLESGVGIFVSSDNEDDAGYVVEKQQATQGEMAVIPDEVTTYGYLDQNRHVVSAFRAGENAREDLHDGLEVVELCMASYLAAERGERVEFADVDLEGYIPAPARGEFDPYPAESTGDRP; from the coding sequence ATGTCAGCGAACGATTCACTAGGAATCGGGTTCGTCGGTGCCGGATTCATCACGGATACGTTTCACTCCGAGACGCTTCGCGGGATTCGCCACGCCCACGCGGCCGGTGTGATGAACCCCACCCGGAGCAAGGCCGAGGCCGTCGCCGAGAAACTCGAGGAGTACGAGTGCGGCGACGCGACGGTCCACGAGTCGGTCGGCGACCTCACCGAAGATCCGGATGTGGACGCGCTCTGGATCACCAGTCCGAACTTCACCCGTCTCGAAACGGTCGAAGAGATCGTCAGTGCGGTCGAAGACGGTGCCAACCTCGACGGAATCGCCATCGAAAAGCCACTCGCACGCAATCTCACGGAGGCCAGGCGAGTCGTCGAACTGATCGAGTCGATCGATGTCGCCCACGCGTATCTCGAGAATCAAGTCTACATGCCCGGCGTGGAGAGGGTCAAAGCGTTGCTGTGGGAGAGCGCCAAGGCGGCGGGTCGTCCCTACCTCGCGCGGTCGGCCGAGGAGCACGCGGGACCGCACTCGGCGTGGTTCTGGGACGGGGAGAAACAGGGCGGAGGCGTTCTGAACGACATGATGTGTCACTCCCACAAGGTCAACAAACACCTGCTCGAATCGACGACGGGTGACGACCTGACGCCGCTCGCGGTCACCTGCGACCTCTCGACGCTGAAGTGGGCGCGTGAGGAGTACGCAGACCGGCTTGCGGCGGATTTCGACGTCGATTTCCAGTCGAAGCCGACCGAGGATTACGCACACGCGACGGTGTTCTACGAAACCGACGACGGGGAAGTCGTCGTCGCGGAGTCCACGAACTCGTGGTGTTTCGTCGGTTCCGGACTCCGGATAACCATCGAACTGCTCGGCCCGGAGTACTCGGGGAACATCAACACGCTCGAATCCGGCGTCGGTATCTTCGTCTCGTCCGATAACGAGGACGACGCGGGCTACGTGGTCGAGAAACAGCAGGCGACGCAAGGAGAGATGGCCGTCATCCCCGACGAGGTGACGACGTACGGGTATCTGGACCAGAACCGTCACGTCGTTTCCGCGTTCCGTGCGGGCGAGAACGCTCGAGAGGACCTCCACGACGGACTGGAGGTCGTCGAACTCTGTATGGCCTCGTACCTCGCTGCCGAACGCGGAGAACGTGTCGAATTTGCCGATGTCGACCTAGAGGGGTACATTCCCGCGCCCGCACGCGGAGAGTTCGATCCGTACCCGGCCGAATCGACGGGTGACCGACCGTAG
- a CDS encoding ABC transporter ATP-binding protein — translation MTTNSTPPAVRLAGITKRFGDVVANDSVDFTLEAGSIHALIGENGSGKTTLMSILYGLYDQNEGTIHVDGEERSFDTPRDAMNAGVGMIHQHFQLVMPMTVLQNVVLGHEPVKNGFVDEERAREEIEAISTRYGFDVVEHLDTPVRELDLGTRQRVEIVKSLYRGAEILVLDEPTAVLTPQEVDGLIDLMEDLRADGRSLIFISHKLDEALAVADDITVLRDGNAVGTVSASETSEAELARMMVGRNVLFESDARETTVGEPILEAENLRVAGDRGLEKVSDVSLSVREGEILGIAGVQGNGQTELVEALTGLRTLSSGVVRFDGDDISAASRRDRIEAGIAYVPEDRHVEGLVMEYDLVENGLLGNQTIAPFANGGFLDWGAVREHTEEIIEEFDVQPPNPDSEAESLSGGNQQKFIVGRELGHEPDVLVASHPTRGVDIGAIEFIHERLTELRDEGLAIVVVSSKLEEIQALSDRIAVMYEGEFIDTVDPGDVTEAELGLLMAGQRLDDEGDASEDGVPEGEVSPSGTSGDESSSGVET, via the coding sequence ATGACTACGAATAGCACACCCCCGGCCGTGAGATTAGCGGGAATCACCAAACGGTTCGGCGACGTCGTCGCGAACGACAGCGTCGATTTCACCCTCGAGGCGGGGTCGATTCACGCGCTCATCGGCGAGAACGGGTCCGGAAAGACCACGCTGATGAGCATTCTCTACGGTCTCTACGATCAGAACGAGGGGACGATACACGTCGATGGCGAGGAACGGTCGTTCGACACCCCCCGGGACGCGATGAACGCGGGAGTCGGTATGATTCACCAGCACTTCCAGCTCGTGATGCCGATGACCGTCCTGCAGAACGTCGTTCTCGGCCACGAGCCGGTGAAAAACGGGTTCGTCGACGAAGAGCGCGCGCGAGAAGAGATCGAAGCCATCAGCACCCGCTACGGGTTCGACGTCGTCGAACATCTCGACACCCCGGTCAGGGAACTCGACCTCGGGACGAGACAGCGCGTCGAAATCGTCAAGAGCCTCTACCGCGGGGCCGAAATTCTCGTTCTCGACGAACCGACGGCCGTCCTCACGCCGCAGGAAGTGGACGGACTGATCGACCTCATGGAGGACCTCAGAGCGGACGGCCGCTCTCTCATCTTCATCTCGCACAAACTCGACGAGGCGTTGGCGGTCGCCGACGATATCACCGTTCTCCGCGACGGCAACGCGGTCGGGACGGTGTCCGCGTCCGAGACGTCCGAGGCGGAACTCGCCCGCATGATGGTCGGTCGGAACGTCCTGTTCGAAAGCGACGCCCGCGAGACGACGGTCGGTGAACCAATTCTCGAAGCCGAGAACCTCCGGGTCGCCGGAGATCGCGGCCTGGAGAAAGTCTCGGATGTGAGTCTCTCGGTGAGAGAGGGCGAAATTCTCGGCATCGCGGGGGTTCAGGGGAACGGGCAGACCGAGTTGGTCGAAGCCCTCACCGGTCTCCGAACCCTCAGTTCGGGCGTCGTCCGATTCGACGGCGACGACATCTCGGCGGCGTCGAGGCGCGACCGAATCGAGGCGGGTATCGCCTACGTTCCCGAAGACCGCCACGTCGAGGGGTTGGTGATGGAGTACGACCTGGTCGAAAACGGACTGCTCGGAAATCAGACGATAGCGCCGTTCGCGAACGGCGGCTTCCTCGATTGGGGGGCCGTCCGCGAACACACCGAGGAGATCATCGAGGAGTTCGACGTGCAACCGCCGAACCCCGACAGCGAAGCGGAGTCCCTGTCGGGCGGAAACCAACAGAAGTTCATCGTCGGTCGGGAACTCGGCCACGAGCCGGACGTGTTGGTCGCCTCCCACCCGACTCGCGGCGTGGATATCGGGGCGATAGAGTTCATTCACGAACGGCTGACCGAACTCCGCGACGAGGGACTCGCGATTGTCGTCGTCTCCTCGAAGTTGGAGGAGATTCAGGCGCTCTCGGACCGAATCGCGGTCATGTACGAAGGCGAGTTCATCGACACGGTGGACCCGGGCGACGTGACCGAAGCGGAACTCGGCCTCCTGATGGCCGGACAGCGCCTCGACGACGAGGGCGACGCGTCCGAGGACGGAGTGCCAGAGGGCGAGGTGTCTCCGAGCGGGACGTCCGGGGACGAATCGAGTAGCGGGGTCGAGACGTGA
- a CDS encoding amylo-alpha-1,6-glucosidase, translating into MKTDSTVANGSTFLVTDEDGAPTRSHDGFYHRDTRRLDRYRLGASGRTLEPLELVDVRPAERLVHLATPLERGARALQLSRRQFVTDGLYESVTVTNLTRDPHTETLELAVGTRFDDLFEVRGFDGNALRDRDIDVETRENGVTFTYDPDDVEFDASVSVIANRDVEVGVETAGDRVDATLSVPLEFDPQESQQLSLAVTTDGPTSNVRAAVDAARDEVREREREWAEATTLEDAPAGWESVLEESRENLLELRLDTEYGPMLAAGMPWFATAFGRDSLIAAYQSLGLSTELAKGTCRYLAAHQAEAEDEFRDAEPGKILHEVRYGELAARGEVPHSPYYGTVDATALFVVLVHETWRRTGDDAFAEEMRPHVERALGWLDEYGDRDGDGFLEYPTDGGDGSLTHQAWKDSGDGIMHPDGEHPEGPLAVAEVQGYAYDAKRRAADLARHAGDEARATELEREAAALKEAFDEAFWLPEENCYAVALDGGKERVASVTTNAGHCLWSGIVPEARADALVDRLVADDMFTGWGLRTLAASHGVYNPQSYHLGSVWPHDNSLVVLGMARYGRVDAARRVAEGLVAAAEKRGNDRLPELFAGFEREETEVPVSYGEACEPQAWAAAAPLAFLQAVAGSVAEVPDEPDSRDAPTPSS; encoded by the coding sequence ATGAAGACAGACAGCACCGTGGCGAACGGGTCGACCTTCCTCGTGACCGACGAGGACGGCGCGCCGACGCGTAGCCACGACGGGTTCTACCACCGAGACACGAGGCGTCTCGACCGGTACCGACTCGGGGCGAGCGGGAGAACGCTCGAACCGCTCGAACTGGTCGACGTCCGCCCCGCCGAGCGACTCGTCCACCTCGCGACGCCGCTGGAGCGCGGCGCGCGAGCGCTGCAACTGAGTCGCCGCCAGTTCGTCACCGACGGCCTCTACGAGTCGGTGACCGTCACGAACCTCACGCGCGACCCCCACACGGAGACGCTCGAACTCGCCGTCGGCACCCGGTTCGACGACCTGTTCGAGGTGCGCGGCTTCGACGGCAACGCGCTCCGCGACCGAGATATCGACGTGGAGACGCGCGAAAACGGCGTGACGTTCACGTACGACCCCGACGACGTTGAATTCGACGCGTCGGTCTCCGTGATCGCGAATCGCGACGTCGAGGTCGGCGTCGAGACCGCGGGCGACCGGGTCGACGCGACGCTGTCGGTGCCGCTGGAATTCGACCCGCAGGAGTCACAGCAGCTCTCGCTGGCGGTGACGACCGACGGGCCGACCTCGAACGTGCGGGCGGCCGTCGACGCGGCCCGCGACGAGGTCCGCGAGCGCGAACGCGAGTGGGCCGAAGCGACGACGCTGGAGGACGCGCCCGCAGGCTGGGAGTCGGTGCTCGAAGAGAGCCGCGAGAACCTGTTGGAGCTCCGTCTCGACACCGAGTATGGACCGATGCTCGCCGCGGGGATGCCGTGGTTCGCGACCGCGTTCGGCCGCGACTCGCTCATCGCCGCCTACCAGTCGCTCGGCCTCTCGACCGAGTTGGCGAAGGGCACCTGTCGCTACCTCGCCGCCCACCAAGCCGAGGCGGAAGACGAGTTCCGCGACGCCGAACCGGGCAAGATTCTCCACGAGGTCCGTTACGGCGAACTCGCCGCCCGCGGCGAGGTGCCGCACTCGCCGTACTACGGCACCGTCGACGCGACGGCGCTGTTCGTCGTGCTCGTCCACGAGACGTGGAGGCGCACCGGCGACGACGCCTTCGCCGAAGAGATGCGCCCGCACGTCGAACGCGCACTCGGCTGGCTCGACGAGTACGGCGACCGCGACGGCGACGGCTTCCTCGAGTACCCGACCGACGGCGGCGACGGCAGCCTCACCCATCAGGCGTGGAAGGACAGCGGTGACGGCATCATGCACCCCGACGGCGAGCATCCCGAGGGACCGCTCGCGGTCGCCGAGGTGCAGGGCTACGCGTACGACGCCAAGCGCCGCGCCGCCGACCTCGCACGCCACGCCGGCGACGAGGCGCGCGCGACCGAACTGGAGCGCGAGGCCGCCGCCCTCAAGGAGGCGTTCGACGAGGCGTTCTGGCTCCCCGAGGAGAACTGCTACGCCGTCGCGCTCGACGGCGGGAAAGAGCGGGTCGCGTCGGTGACGACGAACGCGGGTCACTGCCTGTGGAGCGGCATCGTCCCCGAGGCGCGGGCGGACGCGCTCGTCGACCGCCTCGTCGCCGACGACATGTTCACCGGCTGGGGCCTCCGGACGCTCGCGGCGAGCCACGGCGTCTACAACCCGCAGAGCTACCACCTCGGCAGCGTCTGGCCGCACGACAATTCGCTGGTCGTCCTCGGGATGGCCCGTTACGGCCGCGTCGACGCCGCCCGACGGGTCGCGGAGGGGCTGGTCGCCGCCGCGGAAAAGCGCGGCAACGACCGCCTGCCCGAACTGTTCGCGGGCTTCGAGCGCGAGGAGACCGAAGTGCCGGTCTCCTACGGCGAAGCGTGCGAACCGCAGGCGTGGGCCGCCGCTGCCCCGCTGGCGTTCCTGCAGGCCGTCGCCGGAAGCGTCGCGGAGGTCCCCGACGAACCGGACTCGCGGGACGCGCCGACGCCGAGTTCGTAG
- a CDS encoding pyroglutamyl-peptidase I family protein has translation MTLVLTGYEPFGDDDENPTQTLAEELDGGTVAGHEIVGRVLPVEYAVAADEMATLVADYDPDVIVSTGLAAGRSAVSVERIGVNVNDCGGVADNADAEPRNEFIDADGADAYFSTLPVVSVVESLLDAGIPARVSNTAGTHLCNNVLYSTRALLEREGLETPMGFVHMPLTPEMAAEKASEDEATAGGAVEASLPLELQKRAVELAFETALGG, from the coding sequence ATGACGCTGGTTCTCACCGGCTACGAACCGTTCGGCGACGACGACGAGAACCCGACGCAGACGCTCGCGGAGGAACTCGACGGCGGGACCGTCGCCGGTCACGAGATCGTCGGCCGCGTGCTGCCGGTCGAGTACGCCGTCGCCGCCGACGAGATGGCGACGCTCGTCGCCGACTACGACCCCGACGTAATCGTCTCGACCGGACTCGCGGCCGGCCGTTCCGCCGTCTCCGTCGAACGAATCGGCGTCAACGTCAACGACTGCGGCGGCGTCGCCGACAACGCGGATGCGGAACCGCGAAACGAATTCATCGACGCCGACGGCGCGGACGCGTACTTCTCGACGCTTCCGGTGGTGTCGGTCGTCGAGTCGCTGTTGGACGCCGGTATCCCCGCGCGCGTCTCGAACACGGCGGGAACGCACCTCTGCAACAACGTGCTGTACAGTACGCGGGCGCTCTTGGAGCGCGAAGGGCTGGAGACGCCGATGGGGTTCGTCCACATGCCGTTGACGCCGGAGATGGCCGCCGAGAAAGCGAGCGAGGACGAAGCGACGGCGGGCGGCGCGGTGGAGGCGAGCCTCCCGCTCGAACTGCAGAAACGGGCGGTCGAGTTGGCGTTCGAGACGGCGCTTGGCGGCTGA
- a CDS encoding ZIP family metal transporter: MSPLGWIVVTTVGVSLTAWVGVLTLFLRDELTDRILLGLVAFAAGSLIGGAFLHLLPRAVAETESADTLPLFLTVIGGFCLFYVLEQFLRWHHHHATTHEHEPVSYLVLVSDTLHNFIDGLVIAGAFLVSVPLGLVTTLAIAFHEVPQEIGDFGVLVYGGFDRRRALVLNYLTQSTVILGGVVGFYLDNVFADLSTFLLPFAAGNFIYIASSDLIPEIKREDDTLRSGRYFLVFLVGIVLMLGIRLFGGVTG; encoded by the coding sequence ATGAGCCCGCTCGGGTGGATCGTCGTCACGACCGTCGGCGTCAGTCTCACCGCGTGGGTCGGCGTTCTCACGTTGTTTCTGCGCGACGAGTTGACCGACAGGATACTGTTGGGCCTCGTCGCCTTCGCTGCGGGGAGTCTCATCGGGGGTGCGTTCCTCCATCTCCTCCCCCGGGCGGTCGCCGAAACGGAATCCGCGGACACGCTGCCGCTGTTTCTGACGGTCATCGGCGGGTTCTGTCTGTTCTACGTGCTCGAACAGTTCCTTCGGTGGCACCACCACCACGCTACGACCCACGAACACGAACCCGTCTCCTACCTCGTCTTAGTCTCCGATACGCTCCACAACTTCATCGACGGACTCGTCATCGCCGGGGCGTTCCTCGTGAGCGTGCCGCTCGGCCTGGTCACGACGTTGGCGATCGCGTTCCACGAAGTCCCGCAGGAGATTGGAGATTTCGGCGTTCTCGTCTACGGCGGGTTCGACCGACGCCGGGCGCTCGTCCTCAACTATCTCACGCAGTCGACCGTCATCCTCGGCGGTGTCGTCGGCTTCTACCTCGACAACGTCTTCGCCGACCTCTCGACGTTCCTGCTTCCGTTCGCGGCGGGTAACTTCATCTACATCGCCAGTTCGGACTTGATTCCGGAGATAAAGCGGGAAGACGACACGCTCCGCTCCGGGCGCTACTTTCTCGTCTTCCTCGTCGGCATCGTTCTCATGCTCGGAATCAGACTGTTTGGTGGAGTAACCGGGTGA
- a CDS encoding BMP family lipoprotein, with protein sequence MSGGGGGGGGGGAEYQMTIISSPAGFDDQAFNDNALSGLEDAAEEWDIDVNQVEETNQGAYAERQADAAEAGPDLIVLVADQHTDPLQENAPEYPDVNWMLINNVVEEPNVSGWIEMNHEMSFLAGVGAGTLTQEEIEHEGSSTNPDESTVGFVGGEEIPLIEAFEVSYRQGVEWVDDSIEVLTGYGGSFSDPSGVNDQAVSQFDSGADIVWHAASAAGEGAFQAADDNNRFAIGVDSDQSVAFDSYQDVILGSAIKALNEATYEVAGAVVNDEWDSVQGEQNLSTEGGQIDWVTGQAFDGNMPDSLDQNIQDAKDAIVNGEIDFECGPTGC encoded by the coding sequence ATGAGCGGAGGCGGCGGAGGCGGCGGAGGCGGCGGCGCCGAGTACCAGATGACGATTATTTCGAGTCCGGCGGGCTTCGACGACCAGGCGTTCAACGACAACGCGCTTTCGGGACTCGAAGACGCGGCCGAGGAGTGGGACATCGACGTCAATCAGGTCGAGGAGACGAACCAAGGCGCGTACGCCGAGCGGCAGGCCGACGCCGCCGAAGCCGGCCCCGACCTCATCGTGCTGGTCGCCGACCAGCACACGGACCCGCTGCAGGAGAACGCTCCCGAGTACCCCGACGTCAACTGGATGCTCATCAACAACGTCGTCGAGGAACCCAACGTCTCGGGGTGGATCGAGATGAACCACGAGATGTCGTTTCTCGCCGGTGTCGGCGCCGGGACGCTGACGCAGGAAGAGATCGAACACGAGGGGAGTTCGACGAACCCCGACGAGAGCACCGTCGGCTTCGTCGGCGGTGAGGAGATTCCCCTCATCGAGGCGTTCGAGGTGTCGTACAGACAGGGCGTCGAGTGGGTGGACGACAGCATCGAGGTACTCACCGGCTACGGCGGCAGTTTCAGCGACCCGTCGGGCGTGAACGACCAGGCCGTCTCGCAGTTCGACAGCGGGGCCGACATCGTCTGGCACGCGGCGTCGGCCGCGGGCGAAGGGGCGTTCCAGGCCGCGGACGACAACAATCGGTTCGCGATCGGCGTCGACAGCGACCAGTCGGTCGCGTTCGACAGCTATCAGGACGTCATCCTCGGTTCCGCCATCAAAGCGCTCAACGAGGCGACGTACGAGGTCGCGGGGGCCGTCGTCAACGACGAATGGGACAGCGTCCAGGGAGAACAGAACCTCTCCACGGAGGGCGGACAGATCGACTGGGTGACCGGCCAGGCGTTCGACGGCAACATGCCCGACTCGCTCGACCAGAACATCCAGGACGCGAAGGACGCCATCGTCAACGGCGAGATCGACTTCGAGTGCGGTCCGACCGGGTGTTGA